The following are from one region of the Rhodopirellula sp. P2 genome:
- a CDS encoding SulP family inorganic anion transporter — protein sequence MLNFFRQQTSSFKNDLLSGLTVALALVPEAIAFAFVAGVSPLIGLYSAFFIGLITAVVGGRPGMISGATGAMAVVVVALVADHGVEYLFPTVILCGVLQIIIGLLRLGKLIRMVPHPVMLGFVNGLAIVIGMAQLGSFKTLSESGTLVYLNGLPLFAMLALVALTMAIIWLLPKVTTAIPASLAAILSITLIAVAVNQSQRTDTGDNLLATVGDMLRTNTIAAETKAANEAMAAEEAEAALHALHFNPVTAADGSNTLISAVVAQDSPSIKDSFAAATETADMEMPPADPAAEDTAGSESGISGGLPMPFWMEFDMVPFNLTTLKIIFPFAIVLCGVGLIESLMTLSLIDEITETRGQGNRECIGQGTANMVCGLFGGMGGCAMIGQSLINVNSGGRGRLSGITAAICLLLFVLFLAPWIEQIPMAALVGVMFMVVIGTFEWASLKMLRRMPRSDMFVMILVAGYTVLMHDLASAVILGVIVSALVFAWQHATHIGVDVKINEFGSKIYQLHGPVFFASVSSFKEMFNVAEDPDDVVIDFYYSRVYDQSGLEAINGLAEKYQAAGKRLHLTHLSEECRSLLNQAGDLVEVNVSEDPHYHVATDRLA from the coding sequence ATGCTGAACTTTTTCCGCCAACAAACCAGTTCCTTTAAAAACGACCTGCTCTCTGGTCTGACCGTCGCTCTCGCGCTGGTTCCCGAAGCGATCGCGTTTGCGTTCGTCGCGGGTGTGTCGCCTTTGATCGGTTTGTACTCAGCCTTCTTCATCGGGTTGATCACCGCCGTCGTCGGTGGCCGACCGGGAATGATTTCCGGTGCAACCGGAGCCATGGCGGTGGTCGTTGTCGCTCTGGTGGCTGATCACGGCGTCGAATACCTGTTCCCAACCGTGATCCTGTGCGGTGTGTTGCAAATCATCATTGGCTTGCTGCGGTTAGGAAAACTGATCCGCATGGTGCCTCACCCCGTGATGCTGGGGTTCGTCAATGGATTGGCGATCGTCATCGGGATGGCTCAGTTGGGCAGTTTCAAAACGCTTTCTGAATCAGGAACCTTGGTGTACCTGAATGGGTTGCCGTTGTTTGCCATGCTGGCATTGGTCGCGTTGACGATGGCAATCATTTGGTTGCTGCCCAAAGTCACGACCGCGATTCCTGCCTCTTTGGCAGCGATTCTGAGCATCACGTTGATCGCGGTCGCGGTGAACCAATCGCAACGAACCGACACCGGTGACAATTTGCTCGCCACCGTCGGCGACATGCTACGAACCAACACGATCGCAGCTGAAACCAAAGCCGCCAACGAAGCGATGGCGGCCGAGGAAGCCGAAGCAGCCTTGCACGCTCTGCATTTCAATCCGGTCACGGCAGCCGATGGTTCCAACACATTGATCAGCGCCGTTGTCGCTCAAGACAGCCCTTCGATCAAAGATTCCTTCGCCGCAGCAACCGAGACGGCAGACATGGAAATGCCGCCGGCGGATCCCGCTGCGGAAGACACGGCTGGCTCCGAATCAGGCATCAGCGGCGGTTTGCCGATGCCGTTCTGGATGGAATTCGACATGGTTCCTTTCAATCTGACCACTCTGAAAATCATCTTCCCATTCGCGATTGTGCTCTGCGGCGTGGGACTGATCGAGTCTCTGATGACGTTGTCCTTGATCGACGAAATCACGGAAACTCGCGGACAGGGCAACCGCGAATGCATCGGACAAGGCACCGCCAACATGGTGTGTGGGTTGTTCGGCGGGATGGGTGGTTGTGCCATGATCGGCCAGTCACTGATCAACGTGAACTCGGGCGGCCGTGGTCGCCTTTCGGGAATCACCGCCGCAATTTGCTTGCTGTTGTTCGTGTTGTTCTTGGCACCTTGGATTGAACAAATTCCGATGGCGGCCTTGGTCGGCGTGATGTTCATGGTGGTGATCGGCACCTTCGAATGGGCGTCGCTGAAAATGCTTCGCCGCATGCCTCGCAGTGACATGTTTGTGATGATCCTGGTCGCTGGATACACCGTGTTGATGCACGATTTGGCATCCGCCGTGATCTTGGGTGTCATCGTGTCGGCCTTGGTCTTCGCTTGGCAACACGCCACGCACATCGGTGTGGATGTCAAAATCAATGAGTTCGGTAGCAAGATCTATCAGCTGCACGGCCCTGTGTTCTTCGCTTCCGTGTCGTCGTTCAAAGAAATGTTCAACGTTGCTGAAGACCCTGACGACGTGGTGATCGATTTCTACTACAGCCGCGTCTACGACCAATCGGGCTTGGAAGCCATCAATGGACTGGCTGAAAAGTATCAAGCCGCTGGCAAACGTTTGCACCTGACTCACCTCAGCGAAGAATGTCGCTCGTTGTTGAATCAAGCGGGTGACTTGGTCGAGGTCAATGTTTCCGAAGACCCACACTATCACGTGGCGACCGACCGCTTGGCGTGA
- a CDS encoding 3-keto-disaccharide hydrolase produces the protein MTLAIAGCCLLGEPSASVVHADETSETGSNVSVQVFDTNAPGWRQLDGDDFVRVNGDDQTLVWEGTEALGSGQPIGVTRTKFEVKNFELVIQWKHLKPAGNSGVFAWVPMSALQDLPPNRLPNTGIEVQMLDLDYGRKYTESSGKPATWFTSHGDIFAVGKSSMQPFPPLSPDGHRSFPSAETTHPHGQWNQYYVRGINGEIRLWVNGVEVSGGRSCSPDEGYLCLESEGSPIRFREIWLRELP, from the coding sequence ATGACGTTGGCCATCGCTGGTTGTTGCCTGCTCGGTGAACCATCCGCTTCGGTGGTGCATGCGGATGAAACGAGCGAGACGGGCTCGAACGTTTCGGTCCAAGTCTTTGACACCAACGCTCCCGGTTGGCGGCAATTGGACGGCGACGACTTCGTGCGGGTCAACGGCGACGATCAAACACTGGTCTGGGAAGGCACGGAGGCTCTTGGCAGCGGCCAGCCGATCGGGGTCACCCGAACCAAATTCGAAGTCAAAAACTTTGAGTTGGTGATTCAGTGGAAGCATCTCAAACCGGCCGGCAACTCCGGCGTGTTCGCTTGGGTGCCCATGTCGGCTTTGCAAGACCTGCCGCCCAACCGTTTGCCCAACACTGGCATCGAGGTCCAGATGCTGGACCTCGACTATGGCCGCAAGTACACCGAATCGAGCGGAAAACCAGCCACTTGGTTCACCAGCCACGGCGACATTTTCGCTGTCGGAAAGTCGTCGATGCAGCCGTTTCCACCGCTGTCGCCCGACGGTCACCGGAGCTTCCCCTCGGCAGAGACCACCCATCCGCACGGCCAGTGGAATCAATATTACGTTCGCGGGATCAACGGGGAGATCCGTCTGTGGGTCAACGGCGTGGAGGTTTCCGGGGGCCGCAGTTGCTCGCCCGATGAAGGCTATTTGTGTCTCGAATCGGAAGGCAGCCCGATTCGATTCCGCGAAATTTGGCTGCGTGAGCTGCCCTGA
- the rplU gene encoding 50S ribosomal protein L21, which yields MYAIFVDGGRQYRVEPGMELDVDYRDIAAGENLKFETVLAVGAEDGLKLGAPTLDGVSISASVLGMSQDKKIYIQKFRRRKHSKKRTGHRQKNTRIRIEEIAGV from the coding sequence ATGTATGCCATCTTTGTCGACGGTGGACGCCAATACCGAGTCGAACCAGGAATGGAACTCGACGTCGATTACCGTGACATCGCTGCAGGAGAAAACCTGAAATTTGAAACCGTTTTGGCCGTTGGCGCAGAAGACGGTCTCAAATTGGGTGCTCCGACTTTGGACGGTGTTTCGATCAGTGCGTCGGTGTTGGGCATGTCCCAAGACAAAAAGATCTACATTCAAAAGTTCCGTCGTCGCAAACACAGCAAAAAGCGAACCGGACACCGCCAAAAGAACACCCGCATCCGAATTGAAGAAATCGCGGGCGTATGA